Proteins from one Triticum aestivum cultivar Chinese Spring chromosome 7A, IWGSC CS RefSeq v2.1, whole genome shotgun sequence genomic window:
- the LOC123149690 gene encoding uncharacterized protein translates to MVGHCAPACHCPSPAAAFMPPVAVNHSRSTSNKARSSTAPLLEPRPRPAVVDDESHRKFRYFGVSGYMFMAAVIVASIFWPDWQDSLTTAIVFSYSTAMILLLLKHWDSKEDQPARRCHESTWVQMLVVTGIMLISLVLMVSIFPNKWDHVAMIVFVSLVAAAFSFLLLNVWDAQHEWERAQAASAGFDETSTDLA, encoded by the exons ATGGTCGGTCATTGCGCCCCGGCGTGCCACTGCCCCTCGCCTGCAGCGGCATTCATGCCGCCGGTAGCCGTCAACCATTCGCGCTCGACAAGCAACAAAGCCAGATCTTCAACGGCGCCGCTCCTCGAACCCAGGCCCAGACCTGCCGTCGTCGACGACGAATCTCATCGAAAGTTCCGG TACTTCGGCGTCTCCGGGTACATGTTCATGGCCGCCGTCATAGTGGCCTCAATATTTTGGCCCGATTGGCAAGACTCACTCACCACCGCCATCGTGTTCTCCTACTCGACGGCGATGATCCTCCTGCTTCTCAAACATTGGGACAGCAAGGAAGACCAACCAGCAAGGCGATGCCATGAAAGCACATGG GTGCAGATGTTGGTGGTCACCGGGATCATGTTGATCTCCTTGGTGTTGATGGTCTCCATTTTCCCTAATAAGTGGGATCACGTGGCCATGATTGTGTTCGTCTCCCTGGTGGCCGCCGCGTTTAGTTTCTTGCTTCTCAATGTCTGGGATGCGCAACATGAATGGGAACGGGCACAGGCTGCATCGGCAGGATTTGACGAAACGTCCACGGATCTCGCATAG